One Candidatus Paceibacterota bacterium genomic region harbors:
- a CDS encoding EamA family transporter, translated as MSWLLIALIGPILYAVANHIDKHVIERYLKGGVAGALIIFSSLFSIVALPVLTYFEPSVLDVTLLQGVYLALNGMLVVFAFLAYFYALTYDEASYVVPWYQTIPIFGFILGYFILGEKISQTQALASAFILAGAIILSLDFGGKKMHFKREVAFLMLGASLLYAINGVVFKVIATDAGFWVSVFWGLVGKVILGFAFLAFIPSYRNQYLYLLRHSGLTVLGFNSLSEFLSMIAEAAMQYVTLLVPVGIALLANSFQPFFVLIIGSLIAFFWPSKEAESLRAGKMTQKVVGIAIMVLGSYLIGV; from the coding sequence ATGTCTTGGTTACTCATTGCCCTTATTGGGCCTATACTCTACGCTGTCGCTAATCATATCGATAAGCATGTTATCGAGCGATACTTGAAGGGAGGGGTCGCAGGCGCACTTATAATATTTTCATCCCTCTTCAGTATCGTGGCGTTGCCGGTGCTTACTTACTTCGAGCCGTCGGTACTTGATGTTACTCTTTTGCAGGGGGTTTACCTTGCTCTGAACGGCATGCTCGTCGTGTTTGCCTTCCTCGCTTATTTCTACGCGCTCACTTATGATGAAGCATCATATGTTGTCCCATGGTATCAGACCATACCGATCTTCGGATTCATTCTCGGCTATTTTATATTAGGCGAGAAAATTTCCCAGACTCAAGCTCTGGCGTCCGCATTCATTCTCGCCGGTGCAATAATTCTATCGCTCGACTTCGGCGGCAAAAAGATGCACTTTAAACGCGAGGTTGCTTTCCTTATGCTCGGCGCCTCGCTACTTTATGCAATCAATGGAGTTGTATTTAAAGTTATTGCAACCGACGCCGGTTTCTGGGTCAGCGTATTCTGGGGGCTCGTGGGCAAAGTTATCCTTGGCTTCGCCTTCCTCGCCTTCATTCCCTCATATCGCAATCAATATTTATACTTGTTACGACATAGCGGTTTGACAGTACTGGGCTTTAATTCTTTAAGCGAATTTCTCTCGATGATTGCAGAAGCGGCCATGCAATATGTGACCCTGCTTGTACCCGTCGGGATAGCGCTTCTTGCCAACTCGTTCCAGCCATTCTTCGTTCTTATTATCGGTAGTCTCATCGCATTCTTCTGGCCGAGCAAAGAGGCCGAATCGCTCCGAGCCGGCAAAATGACCCAAAAAGTTGTAGGCATAGCCATTATGGTCCTGGGGAGCTATCTGATCGGGGTATAA
- a CDS encoding phosphomannose isomerase type II C-terminal cupin domain → MEGSPKLYKESRPWGNFERFTLNEPTTVKIITVNPDEAFSLQTHDHRNEFWRVLNGSGLVQIGEAEHEAQEGDSFLIKAHEKHRATAGTNGLVMLEIAFGEFDEKDLTRIEDRYGRAQQ, encoded by the coding sequence ATGGAAGGCTCACCGAAGCTCTATAAAGAGTCGCGCCCGTGGGGGAACTTCGAACGCTTCACCCTGAACGAACCGACGACAGTCAAGATAATCACGGTTAACCCCGATGAGGCCTTTAGTTTGCAAACACATGATCATCGCAACGAATTCTGGCGCGTGCTTAATGGCTCCGGCTTGGTGCAGATAGGGGAGGCGGAGCATGAGGCGCAGGAAGGCGATTCTTTCCTCATCAAGGCGCACGAGAAGCACCGCGCAACGGCCGGTACGAACGGGCTGGTTATGCTGGAAATTGCCTTCGGCGAGTTCGATGAAAAAGATCTTACTCGAATAGAAGATCGTTATGGGCGCGCTCAACAATAA
- a CDS encoding S-adenosylmethionine decarboxylase, translating into MHFGEHLMIDGYGGDTELLNSEALVRKILTELPVQLGMQTLAAPVIISAPDNDKKDPGGWSGFVVIAESHVSIHTFPKRGFVSIDVYTCRNGLDIETIKAYFTGSFALAELETNFVLRGKKYPQQNIHA; encoded by the coding sequence ATGCATTTTGGCGAACATCTGATGATTGACGGTTATGGTGGCGACACGGAACTTTTGAATTCCGAGGCACTCGTCCGTAAAATTCTGACAGAATTACCAGTGCAGTTAGGGATGCAAACTTTGGCGGCACCCGTAATAATTTCTGCTCCCGACAACGATAAAAAAGACCCCGGTGGCTGGAGCGGCTTCGTCGTTATTGCCGAGAGTCATGTGAGTATTCATACTTTTCCCAAGCGCGGTTTCGTCAGTATCGATGTGTACACCTGTAGGAATGGACTCGATATTGAAACTATCAAAGCCTATTTCACCGGCTCATTCGCGCTCGCCGAACTCGAGACCAACTTCGTCTTACGCGGTAAGAAGTATCCGCAACAAAACATTCATGCATGA
- a CDS encoding phosphatidylglycerol lysyltransferase domain-containing protein — protein sequence MTELPAFPEFKQIELADRSSVEKLTEKFPPYSDFHFSSLYSWDINKKMGLSVLNGNLVVLFNDYISGSFFLTFIGDSKISETASILLDFSKQNGYESSLKLIPEEMAKVLSETGFSVEPDAGAHDYIYSIERLANMEEWSKSTQKKQIRKFMDTNPQYSARILPTKELDKREYLELFKQWATNKNLLDHTELNEYKAFSRLLAENNGDVEMLSIYSDESCKKMIGFTSFETISDDYAIAHFSKADIKHHAAIYCVLIWEEAKYLQKKGIKHYNWEQDLDIPGLRTFKMSYKPEFFLKQYTVSLPVLSSQS from the coding sequence ATGACAGAGCTTCCAGCCTTTCCCGAATTTAAGCAGATAGAGCTGGCAGACCGATCGTCGGTAGAAAAACTGACAGAAAAATTTCCGCCATATTCAGACTTTCATTTCTCCAGTTTGTATTCTTGGGACATCAACAAAAAAATGGGATTATCCGTGCTGAACGGCAATCTGGTGGTTTTGTTCAATGATTATATTTCCGGAAGTTTTTTCCTGACATTTATTGGAGATTCAAAGATTTCTGAAACAGCCTCCATACTGCTAGATTTTTCAAAACAGAATGGTTATGAAAGCTCCCTAAAACTTATTCCCGAAGAAATGGCAAAAGTATTGTCGGAAACAGGATTCTCTGTAGAGCCCGATGCCGGAGCTCATGATTACATCTATTCGATTGAACGTCTCGCAAACATGGAAGAATGGAGTAAGAGCACACAAAAGAAGCAGATCAGAAAATTTATGGATACGAACCCTCAGTACTCCGCTCGGATATTACCCACTAAGGAATTAGACAAACGAGAATACCTCGAACTTTTTAAACAATGGGCAACCAACAAAAATCTCCTTGATCACACGGAGTTGAACGAGTATAAAGCCTTTAGCCGGCTTCTGGCCGAAAACAATGGCGATGTTGAAATGTTGTCTATATATAGCGACGAGTCGTGTAAAAAAATGATCGGATTTACATCGTTTGAAACGATATCCGATGACTACGCCATAGCGCATTTTTCTAAAGCCGATATTAAGCATCACGCCGCAATTTACTGCGTTTTGATATGGGAAGAGGCGAAATATCTTCAGAAAAAGGGTATAAAGCACTACAATTGGGAACAGGACCTGGATATACCTGGACTACGCACTTTCAAAATGTCCTACAAGCCGGAATTTTTCTTAAAGCAGTACACGGTGAGTTTACCTGTGTTGTCGTCACAATCGTAG
- a CDS encoding fibronectin type III domain-containing protein, which translates to MNVKTGLILGICLLPNFVLASVVTQCTKDGYTVATVNGVFTDDAGARVNMKALRDTLGLSYKNERLDYQYLLNDTNLAGVKDILDAANQKYFDDEVVSDYDLTEILNSASQKVTTQKLLLVAHSQGNFYANSFYDKVTASSPSPSGRAGEGPDVPPQSIGVYSVATPSSRVAGGGQWLTSDTDKVIAGIVNSTLSRTIMAPNTHIDLEFERDETGHGFATVYLKYRGAEIVSAIQKSLDKLKPNDVQAPDKKCIDPPELSLVHKVQSLVFVVADPLANLGMKTVGDSANAVITTTSAIAKGVGGALYTVASAFTIAILGKPTPIIIPIPHKETMFVTGLTPKAIVQVAPAPQPPRTLTQAETDALVRQIQSLQDRAIGLREQHAELRAMPKKPVEPAPPAVKTEAPKAELPKPTASITSVFQILSPGFGGGGTGVPIAEVKPPPSEPEPEPDPTYATSSAPLSPLAVAGDATVLLSWLSPTEVTDAPITDYEIHESTDNFSETDTTLDDGVSIATSTLVAGLTNSTAYYFKIFAINRAGTSSASDIVTATPVSPIVAPSAPQSLTATRGNASASLAWSAPADDGGELTDYEIHKSTDGFTSNDDILVDGTGTTTGYLITELANGTQYSFKVFAINNAGTSTASNVIAMIPGVVPNAPTDIYYFSYEDDAGIMHRGDRLFASPEIGSNPLTYAELRYSTEGPNGPTFLPLATEPIWGDPADDWQYIDFTHPVDVEYWVRGYMANAVGTSTATAEYEYFDPTSDSGGGSL; encoded by the coding sequence ATGAATGTTAAAACAGGCTTAATCTTAGGTATCTGTTTACTACCAAATTTTGTTCTTGCCTCGGTAGTTACCCAATGCACGAAAGATGGATACACTGTAGCAACCGTCAACGGTGTTTTTACAGACGACGCTGGAGCTAGAGTAAACATGAAAGCACTTAGGGATACTCTAGGTCTTTCTTATAAAAACGAACGTCTGGATTATCAATATCTCCTCAACGACACCAACCTTGCCGGGGTTAAGGATATTTTGGATGCCGCAAATCAGAAGTACTTTGACGACGAGGTCGTGAGCGATTATGACTTGACGGAGATACTGAACTCCGCGAGTCAGAAAGTAACAACGCAAAAGCTCCTCCTCGTTGCCCATTCACAGGGCAATTTTTATGCCAACAGCTTTTATGACAAAGTTACGGCATCATCTCCCTCTCCTTCGGGGAGGGCTGGGGAGGGGCCGGATGTTCCGCCACAGTCCATTGGCGTGTACAGTGTTGCCACGCCGTCATCCCGCGTAGCCGGCGGAGGGCAATGGCTCACCTCCGACACCGATAAAGTCATCGCAGGCATCGTCAATTCTACCCTTTCACGTACTATAATGGCGCCCAACACGCACATCGATCTCGAGTTTGAGAGGGACGAGACCGGCCACGGCTTCGCCACTGTCTATCTCAAATATCGCGGAGCAGAAATCGTCTCGGCCATTCAGAAGTCCTTGGATAAATTAAAGCCGAACGATGTGCAAGCACCAGACAAAAAGTGCATCGACCCACCGGAACTCTCGCTCGTGCATAAAGTCCAGAGCCTCGTTTTCGTTGTCGCGGACCCTCTGGCCAACTTAGGCATGAAGACCGTCGGTGACAGCGCGAATGCAGTAATAACCACAACATCGGCAATAGCAAAGGGGGTTGGCGGGGCGCTCTACACAGTTGCTTCCGCCTTCACTATCGCGATACTCGGCAAACCGACGCCTATCATTATTCCTATACCGCATAAAGAAACGATGTTCGTGACGGGTCTGACGCCGAAAGCTATCGTCCAAGTAGCACCCGCCCCGCAACCGCCGCGCACACTGACTCAAGCAGAAACCGACGCTCTCGTGCGCCAGATACAAAGTCTGCAAGACCGCGCGATCGGTCTGCGCGAACAGCACGCAGAGTTACGTGCGATGCCGAAAAAGCCGGTGGAACCGGCACCTCCTGCCGTGAAGACAGAGGCGCCGAAAGCAGAATTGCCAAAACCGACAGCCTCGATAACGAGCGTATTTCAAATTCTCTCGCCCGGTTTCGGCGGTGGCGGTACCGGCGTCCCTATTGCGGAGGTTAAACCTCCGCCATCAGAGCCCGAACCCGAACCGGATCCGACATATGCAACGTCTAGCGCGCCGCTCTCGCCGCTCGCTGTTGCCGGTGATGCGACTGTATTACTCTCATGGCTCTCTCCGACTGAAGTTACCGATGCTCCGATTACCGATTACGAAATTCACGAGAGCACCGATAATTTTTCTGAAACGGATACAACACTTGATGACGGTGTCAGTATCGCCACAAGTACGCTCGTCGCCGGGCTCACAAATAGTACGGCTTATTATTTCAAAATTTTTGCTATCAATCGCGCGGGCACGAGCTCGGCGTCAGACATTGTGACAGCAACACCGGTAAGCCCGATAGTCGCACCAAGCGCGCCGCAAAGTTTAACCGCCACACGGGGCAACGCAAGCGCTTCGCTCGCTTGGTCAGCACCAGCGGATGACGGCGGAGAATTAACGGATTACGAAATTCACAAGAGCACAGATGGGTTCACGAGCAATGATGACATTCTTGTTGACGGCACAGGCACCACAACAGGTTATCTCATAACCGAACTCGCGAACGGCACGCAATATTCGTTCAAAGTTTTCGCAATAAACAACGCCGGGACGAGTACCGCGTCCAATGTGATCGCAATGATACCCGGTGTAGTCCCTAACGCCCCTACAGATATTTATTATTTCTCTTACGAAGACGATGCCGGGATTATGCATCGTGGCGATAGACTCTTCGCGTCGCCAGAAATCGGTAGTAATCCTCTCACTTATGCGGAACTTAGATACAGCACAGAGGGGCCTAATGGACCAACCTTTCTCCCGCTTGCAACCGAGCCAATATGGGGAGACCCCGCCGATGACTGGCAGTATATAGACTTCACACATCCGGTAGATGTGGAGTATTGGGTACGTGGCTATATGGCCAATGCAGTCGGCACCAGCACCGCCACAGCCGAATACGAATACTTCGACCCAACGTCAGATTCCGGCGGCGGTTCATTATAG
- the map gene encoding type I methionyl aminopeptidase — protein MSYIKSSQEIEILREGGRRLALVLKEVAAATKAGVMPKELDALAEKLIRAGGDEPAFLNYQPDMARIPFPATLCVSVNDAVVHGIPGETPLVNGDIVGLDLGLKHRGLFTDAAVTVAIGKISKEAKELMKITREALELGINEARAGNYTGDIGYVIERHVAPHHYGIVRELSGHGVGHEIHEEPYIPNYGKRGEGMKLKAGMVIAIEPMINLGSGDIRLAKDKFTYATKDGSLSAHFEHTLVITDGAPEVLTR, from the coding sequence ATGTCGTATATCAAATCTTCACAAGAAATAGAGATTTTGCGAGAAGGCGGGCGGAGGCTCGCTCTTGTGCTTAAAGAGGTTGCAGCCGCAACGAAGGCCGGAGTGATGCCGAAAGAGCTTGATGCGCTTGCAGAGAAATTAATTCGTGCGGGCGGTGATGAGCCGGCATTTTTAAACTATCAGCCCGACATGGCGCGCATACCATTCCCTGCGACATTATGTGTATCGGTAAACGACGCCGTTGTGCACGGTATTCCGGGCGAGACTCCGCTCGTGAACGGCGACATCGTCGGTCTCGACCTCGGGCTCAAACACCGAGGGCTTTTTACCGATGCCGCGGTCACTGTCGCTATCGGTAAAATCAGTAAAGAAGCAAAAGAGCTTATGAAAATCACGCGTGAAGCATTAGAGCTCGGCATCAATGAAGCTAGAGCCGGCAATTACACTGGCGACATTGGCTACGTCATCGAACGTCATGTTGCACCGCATCACTATGGTATTGTGCGCGAACTATCGGGCCACGGTGTCGGCCATGAGATTCATGAAGAGCCGTACATTCCCAATTATGGCAAAAGGGGAGAAGGCATGAAATTAAAAGCGGGCATGGTCATTGCGATTGAGCCGATGATAAACCTTGGTAGTGGCGATATCCGACTTGCAAAAGACAAATTCACCTACGCGACCAAAGACGGTTCTCTCTCCGCCCACTTCGAGCACACGCTGGTCATCACCGACGGCGCACCCGAAGTTCTCACGCGTTAA
- a CDS encoding nucleotidyltransferase domain-containing protein: MKKWEIVVEKFLDEWRDKPEVLGAIVGGSHAVGNETDLSDIDLQVVLKNDIPWRDRGLTCIDGIIIEYFLVPIGNYKIYSEQGINRDQIKVDARIFSTGKVVLDKDGSMAELVKEAYEKLKKEFPVYPDEAKALMQKHLWDTHDHLEEYTKYPSPMFGILYGILLNDILEFYARVTRTERLPLERAHKLITNEVYRERYGFPRVSDKKFETLLLSAIEKQDFANIDALYTYAQELGGGFDQCNWYLRRKSLVQVVNK, encoded by the coding sequence ATGAAAAAGTGGGAAATAGTCGTGGAAAAGTTTCTTGATGAATGGCGGGACAAGCCGGAGGTTTTAGGCGCTATTGTCGGAGGCAGTCATGCGGTGGGGAATGAGACGGACCTTTCGGACATTGATCTTCAGGTGGTTTTGAAAAACGATATTCCGTGGAGAGACCGAGGGCTTACATGCATCGATGGAATTATTATTGAATATTTCCTTGTACCTATAGGAAACTATAAAATCTATTCCGAGCAGGGAATCAACAGAGACCAGATCAAAGTAGATGCCAGAATATTTTCGACCGGAAAGGTTGTATTAGACAAAGACGGCAGTATGGCAGAACTGGTCAAAGAAGCTTATGAGAAATTGAAGAAAGAATTTCCCGTCTATCCGGACGAGGCAAAAGCCTTGATGCAAAAACACCTTTGGGACACGCATGATCATTTGGAAGAATACACTAAATATCCCTCACCGATGTTCGGTATCCTATACGGCATTTTACTGAATGATATTCTAGAATTCTACGCGCGAGTTACTCGCACGGAAAGATTGCCTTTAGAAAGAGCCCATAAATTGATTACAAATGAAGTCTATAGAGAAAGATATGGATTCCCAAGAGTATCAGACAAAAAATTCGAGACACTTCTACTGTCGGCGATAGAAAAGCAAGATTTCGCAAATATTGATGCGCTCTATACCTATGCCCAAGAACTCGGTGGGGGCTTCGACCAGTGTAATTGGTATTTAAGACGGAAATCACTGGTGCAAGTGGTGAATAAATAA